One Solanum lycopersicum chromosome 2, SLM_r2.1 genomic region harbors:
- the LOC101254357 gene encoding rac-like GTP-binding protein ARAC1: MSASRFIKCVTVGDGAVGKTCLLISYTSNTFPTDYVPTVFDNFSANVVVNGATVNLGLWDTAGQEDYNRLRPLSYRGADVFILAFSLISKASYENVSKKWIPELKHYAPGVPIVLVGTKLDLRDDKQFFIDHPGAVPITTAQGEELRKTIGAPSYIECSSKTQENVKGVFDAAIKVVLQPPKAKKKKGKSQRACSIL; encoded by the exons ATGAGCGCATCCAGGTTCATCAAGTGTGTCACCGTTGGTGATGGTGCTGTTGGAAAGACATGCCTCTTGATTTCCTACACCAGCAATACCTTCCCCAcg GATTATGTGCCAACTGTGTTTGACAATTTCAGTGCAAATGTGGTTGTCAATGGGGCTACTGTCAACCTAGGGTTGTGGGATACTGCTG GACAGGAGGATTACAATAGGTTAAGACCTCTGAGTTATCGTGGAGCTGATGTTTTCATTTTGGCATTCTCTCTCATCAGTAAAGCCAGTTATGAAAATGTTTCCAAGAAG TGGATTCCTGAGTTGAAGCATTACGCCCCTGGTGTCCCTATTGTGCTTGTTGGAACAAAACTTG ATCTTCGAGATGATAAGCAATTCTTCATAGACCATCCAGGTGCCGTGCCAATTACTACTGCTCAG GGTGAAGAGCTGAGGAAAACAATTGGTGCACCTTCCTACATTGAATGTAGTTCAAAAACACAGGAG AATGTAAAAGGAGTATTTGATGCTGCCATTAAAGTTGTGCTCCAGCCACCCAaggcaaagaaaaagaaagggaagTCCCAAAGGGCCTGCTCAATTTTGTGA